From Homalodisca vitripennis isolate AUS2020 chromosome 1, UT_GWSS_2.1, whole genome shotgun sequence, the proteins below share one genomic window:
- the LOC124359529 gene encoding cytosol aminopeptidase-like, with amino-acid sequence MYKTQTMFRFLRFISNIKSSTLIIRPHQRCYSVHGEEIPATHAWNLSNDGGDISCLGSYTEGSGIILGVYTSEKTSNIVCLTKTATVFNHNINGRLIDALKVTPLPRLGEVRVYPKLDPTFDVVAIAGLGRNGAGYNKREGRDEAKENVRKAVGAGVIKLQAMKVNKIYVEGFDDPESAAEGAHLAVWQNHHLLSNTKRKVKMPDLILYGDCDMKKWRIGLEKAEAQNFARKLMETPANMMTPRALAYTIVQTLCKTNVNVTLRSERWLQENNMNAFLENTKGSPQGPILVQLNYNGCDPGIPPVVLIGKGLTFNSGGLCLKKCEEMKHMRGDMAGAAVIVAAFKAMAALGLPINVVGLLAIGENMPGGTAGRPKDIVKSLSGKSILVSPRDFSGNLMLADTLCFAQSFNPKYIVSVATLTKEVRTAFGLSASGLFTKNEKLWQLLKIAAIHSGDRVWKCPLWRMYEREIKDFTSSDLSTLQRDEFYPRGISCTTTAFLNQFTCHKNWAHIDTSGTMYEGGRTSYLKKGMSGRPTRTLIEFLGQMAYPPDLEDGKISSDTVKQDACG; translated from the coding sequence AtgtacaaaacacaaacaatgtttagatttttaagaTTCATTTCCAATATAAAATCATCAACACTGATCATCAGACCACATCAGAGATGTTATTCTGTCCATGGTGAAGAAATCCCGGCCACCCATGCTTGGAATCTGAGCAACGACGGAGGAGATATTTCCTGTTTGGGATCTTACACTGAAGGCTCAGGTATTATCTTGGGTGTATACACTAGTGAAAAGACTTCAAACATAGTATGTCTAACTAAAACCGCAACCGTATTTAACCATAACATAAATGGAAGACTTATAGATGCTTTGAAAGTAACACCTCTTCCTAGGCTAGGGGAGGTCAGAGTGTATCCTAAGTTAGACCCGACATTCGACGTAGTGGCAATTGCCGGTTTAGGGAGAAACGGAGCAGGCTACAACAAACGAGAGGGTAGAGACGAAGCAAAAGAAAATGTAAGAAAAGCTGTCGGTGCCGGAGTGATAAAACTGCAAGCGATGAAAGTCAACAAAATCTACGTAGAAGGATTCGATGATCCAGAGTCGGCGGCCGAAGGTGCTCATTTAGCAGTCTGGCAAAATCACCATCTTCTATCAAACACAAAGAGAAAGGTAAAAATGCCAGATTTGATTTTGTACGGTGACTGTGACATGAAAAAGTGGCGGATTGGTCTGGAAAAGGCGGAGGCTCAAAATTTTGCGAGAAAACTAATGGAAACTCCTGCTAACATGATGACTCCTCGCGCTCTAGCGTACACAATAGTTCAAACTCTTTGCAAAACTAACGTCAACGTCACGTTAAGAAGTGAGCGGTGGCTTCAGGAAAACAACATGAACGCTTTTCTAGAAAATACCAAAGGATCGCCTCAGGGTCCTATTCTGGTCCAATTAAACTACAACGGCTGTGATCCAGGAATCCCTCCAGTGGTTCTGATCGGGAAAGGATTGACTTTCAATTCTGGCGGGCTTTGTCTTAAGAAGTGTGAGGAAATGAAACACATGCGAGGTGACATGGCAGGAGCAGCCGTGATCGTTGCTGCCTTCAAGGCTATGGCCGCCCTCGGACTTCCTATCAACGTCGTAGGACTTCTGGCTATAGGAGAAAACATGCCGGGAGGAACGGCGGGAAGACCGAAGGATATCGTCAAATCTCTCAGCGGTAAGTCCATTCTTGTCTCCCCAAGAGATTTCAGTGGCAACCTAATGTTAGCGGACACTCTTTGTTTCGCCCAGAGCTTCAATCCGAAGTATATAGTAAGCGTTGCAACTTTGACAAAGGAAGTGCGAACAGCATTTGGCCTCTCAGCTTCAGGTTTGTTCACGAAGAACGAGAAACTGTGGCAGCTCCTAAAGATAGCAGCCATTCATAGCGGTGACCGCGTATGGAAGTGTCCGCTATGGCGAATGTACGAGCGGGAAATCAAGGACTTCACGAGCTCTGACCTGTCTACCCTCCAGCGAGATGAATTCTATCCCCGTGGTATCAGCTGCACGACGACCGCATTCCTCAACCAGTTCACCTGTCATAAGAACTGGGCACACATAGACACCTCAGGTACCATGTACGAGGGAGGGAGGACGTCGTACCTGAAGAAAGGGATGTCTGGCCGGCCAACACGAACGTTAATTGAATTTCTAGGACAGATGGCGTACCCACCAGATTTAGAAGACGGAAAAATATCTTCAGACACTGTGAAGCAAGACGCTTGTGGCTAG